In Neisseria animalis, a single window of DNA contains:
- a CDS encoding bifunctional chorismate-binding protein/class IV aminotransferase: MPFFVLLDDAVSGSAKLYQNHRETQFVAPEDLDKLDSLLQQNWAAGLHAVICADYAFGLPLQNLPSANSGRLALHWFEHCDTVDAESWLAKHSDGLPAGISTPQSDMPHTGYLDAVCKIHEAIRRGDTYQINYTTRLHFKSYGSPVSLYRRLRQPVPYAALAHLPQHGGGAQWTLCFSPELFLKTGSDGLITTEPMKGTAPVLHDGHDDQRAHALQADPKNRAENIMIVDLLRNDLGKIAVTGGVRVPEPFKVSRFGSVWQMTSKIEAQAKEQVCAADIFRAAFPCGSITGAPKRMSMQIIENLETSPRGLYTGSIGFLQPCSGGLGFEGVLNVVIRTLQLNEVSDGIYDGEYGVGSGIVIDSDPQAEYEECGWKARFLSGLRPEFGLIETLRVENNRCALLERHLGRLNASAAALNLPLPDNWKTHIRAALQALPPGLCRLKISLTSDGLTFTHAEARALSGVQKAVIAPQTLPVRDYLRRFKTDRRDVFDRVWQNAEAQGAFDGLLFNSDGLLLEGGRSNVFVNINGAWHTPALDLDILNGVMRQEVLQNPRRYLGTDKVSESHITRGMLAAAEEIRLSNALRGVFAVCLLDQAV, translated from the coding sequence ATGCCTTTCTTCGTCCTGCTGGACGATGCCGTCTCCGGCAGTGCGAAACTCTATCAGAATCATAGGGAAACGCAGTTTGTCGCCCCTGAGGATTTGGACAAGCTGGACAGTTTGTTGCAACAAAATTGGGCAGCCGGCCTGCACGCCGTGATATGCGCCGATTACGCGTTCGGCCTGCCCCTGCAAAACCTGCCGTCTGCAAACAGCGGCCGTCTGGCCCTGCACTGGTTCGAGCATTGCGATACTGTTGATGCCGAAAGCTGGCTTGCAAAACATTCAGACGGCCTGCCCGCAGGCATTTCCACGCCGCAATCCGATATGCCGCATACCGGCTATCTGGATGCCGTCTGCAAAATCCACGAAGCCATCCGCCGCGGCGACACCTACCAAATCAACTATACCACCCGCCTGCATTTCAAGAGCTACGGCAGCCCTGTGTCGCTCTACCGCCGCCTGCGCCAGCCCGTTCCCTACGCCGCACTCGCCCACCTGCCGCAACACGGCGGCGGTGCGCAATGGACATTGTGTTTTTCACCCGAATTGTTTTTAAAAACCGGTTCGGACGGTCTCATCACCACCGAACCGATGAAAGGCACGGCACCGGTTTTGCACGACGGACACGACGATCAGCGTGCGCACGCGTTGCAGGCCGATCCGAAAAACCGTGCCGAAAACATCATGATTGTCGATTTGCTGCGCAATGATTTGGGCAAAATCGCCGTTACCGGCGGCGTGCGCGTTCCCGAGCCGTTTAAAGTGTCCCGCTTCGGCAGCGTATGGCAGATGACCAGCAAAATCGAGGCGCAGGCAAAAGAGCAGGTTTGCGCCGCCGACATTTTCCGTGCCGCCTTCCCCTGCGGTTCGATTACCGGCGCTCCCAAGCGCATGAGCATGCAGATTATCGAAAACTTGGAAACCTCACCGCGCGGCCTCTACACCGGCAGCATCGGCTTTCTCCAACCTTGCAGCGGCGGCTTGGGATTTGAAGGCGTTTTGAACGTCGTTATCCGCACCTTGCAGCTCAATGAAGTTTCAGACGGCATTTACGACGGCGAATATGGTGTCGGCTCCGGCATCGTCATCGACAGCGACCCGCAGGCGGAATACGAAGAATGCGGCTGGAAAGCCCGATTTCTCAGCGGCCTGCGCCCCGAATTCGGCCTGATTGAAACCCTTCGCGTAGAAAACAACCGCTGCGCCTTGCTGGAGAGGCATTTAGGCCGTCTGAACGCTTCCGCCGCCGCGCTCAACCTGCCGCTGCCCGACAACTGGAAAACGCACATCCGCGCCGCCCTCCAAGCCCTGCCGCCGGGTTTGTGCCGTCTGAAAATCAGTCTGACTTCAGACGGCCTCACTTTTACCCATGCCGAAGCCCGTGCCTTATCCGGCGTGCAGAAAGCCGTTATCGCACCGCAAACCCTGCCCGTGCGCGATTATTTGCGCCGCTTCAAAACCGACCGCCGCGACGTGTTCGACCGGGTATGGCAAAACGCCGAAGCACAAGGCGCGTTTGACGGCTTATTGTTCAATTCAGACGGCCTCCTGCTCGAAGGCGGCCGCAGCAATGTATTTGTCAACATCAACGGCGCGTGGCACACACCCGCTTTGGATTTGGATATTTTAAACGGCGTGATGCGGCAGGAAGTTTTGCAAAATCCCCGGAGGTATTTGGGTACGGACAAAGTATCGGAAAGCCACATCACACGCGGAATGCTCGCCGCCGCCGAAGAAATCCGCCTGAGCAACGCCCTGCGCGGGGTATTTGCCGTCTGTTTGCTTGATCAGGCCGTCTGA
- the ppk2 gene encoding polyphosphate kinase 2 → MTDHQLQPFEPIKLDAEENKLEVFEKAVLEHNGPASAEDSGRAPLPANYPYKNRMRRAAYEAEKKKLQIELLKVQSWVKDTGQKIVCLFEGRDAAGKGGTIKRYMEHLNPRGARVVALEKPTSVERGQWYFQRYIQNLPTAGEMVFFDRSWYNRAGVERVMGFCEPNEYMLFMRQTPEFERMLVASGIHLFKFWFSVSREEQLRRFISRRDDPLKHWKLSPVDIQSLDRWDDYTEAKDAMFFHTHTGDAPWTIIRSDDKKRARLNCIRHFLHTLDYPGKDVEAIGKVDTKLVLSPNTRNQGMDVGHD, encoded by the coding sequence ATGACCGATCATCAATTACAGCCGTTCGAGCCGATCAAACTGGACGCGGAAGAAAACAAACTGGAAGTTTTTGAAAAAGCCGTGTTGGAACACAACGGCCCTGCCAGCGCCGAAGATTCGGGCCGTGCGCCCTTGCCGGCAAATTATCCGTACAAAAACCGTATGCGCCGTGCAGCTTATGAAGCAGAGAAGAAAAAACTGCAAATCGAGCTTTTAAAAGTTCAAAGCTGGGTAAAAGATACCGGACAAAAAATCGTCTGCCTGTTTGAAGGCCGTGATGCGGCGGGCAAGGGCGGTACCATCAAACGCTATATGGAACACCTGAACCCGCGCGGCGCACGCGTGGTGGCTTTGGAAAAACCGACTTCTGTCGAACGCGGCCAATGGTATTTCCAACGCTATATCCAAAATCTGCCGACTGCCGGCGAAATGGTATTCTTTGACCGCTCATGGTACAACCGCGCCGGTGTGGAACGCGTGATGGGCTTCTGTGAGCCGAACGAATACATGCTGTTTATGCGCCAAACGCCTGAATTCGAGCGTATGCTGGTGGCCAGCGGTATCCATCTGTTTAAATTCTGGTTCTCCGTTTCCCGCGAAGAGCAGCTGCGCCGCTTTATTTCCCGCCGCGACGATCCGCTGAAACACTGGAAACTGTCTCCTGTCGACATTCAGTCTCTCGACCGTTGGGACGACTACACAGAAGCCAAAGATGCGATGTTCTTCCATACGCATACTGGCGATGCGCCGTGGACGATTATCCGTTCCGACGATAAAAAACGCGCACGTTTGAACTGTATCCGCCACTTCCTGCATACCTTGGATTATCCGGGTAAGGACGTGGAAGCCATCGGCAAAGTGGATACCAAGCTGGTACTCTCTCCAAACACGCGCAATCAAGGCATGGACGTAGGCCATGATTAA
- the hemL gene encoding glutamate-1-semialdehyde 2,1-aminomutase translates to MTNRNEQLFNRAKAIIPGGVNSPVRAFGSVGGIPRFIKKAEGAYVWDENDTRYIDYVGSWGPAIVGHAHPEVVEAVREAALGGLSFGAPTEGEIIIAEEIAKILPSVESLRLVSSGTEATMSAIRLARGYTGRDKIIKFEGCYHGHSDSLLVKAGSGLLTFGNPSSAGVPADFTKHTLVLEYNNTAQLEETFAQIGGEIACVILEPFAGNMNLVRPSESFIKTLRALTGQHGAVLIYDEVMTGFRVALGGAQSLHGITPDLTTMGKVIGGGMPLAAFGGKREIMNCISPLGGVYQAGTLSGNPLAVAAGLKTLEIIRRDGFYENLTARTEQLVQGFTAAAQDAGVTFSADFVGGMFGLYFADGIPQSYADMTRSDTDAFKRFFHGMLERGVAFGPSAFEACFMSAAHTPELVEETVAVARSVFADMAKYSRIK, encoded by the coding sequence ATGACCAACCGCAACGAACAACTTTTCAACCGCGCCAAAGCCATCATTCCCGGCGGCGTCAATTCTCCTGTACGCGCATTCGGCAGCGTGGGCGGCATTCCGCGCTTTATCAAAAAAGCAGAAGGCGCGTATGTTTGGGACGAAAACGATACCCGCTACATCGACTATGTCGGCTCGTGGGGGCCTGCCATTGTCGGCCATGCCCACCCCGAAGTGGTTGAAGCCGTGCGCGAAGCGGCTTTGGGCGGTTTGTCGTTCGGCGCACCCACCGAAGGCGAAATCATTATTGCCGAAGAAATCGCCAAAATCCTGCCAAGCGTAGAAAGCCTGCGCTTGGTAAGCTCCGGCACGGAAGCCACCATGTCCGCCATCCGCTTGGCACGCGGCTACACCGGACGCGACAAAATCATCAAATTCGAAGGCTGCTACCACGGCCATTCCGACAGTCTGCTGGTGAAAGCGGGCAGCGGCCTGTTGACCTTCGGCAACCCGAGTTCCGCCGGCGTACCGGCCGATTTCACCAAGCATACTTTGGTGTTGGAATACAATAATACGGCGCAACTGGAAGAAACCTTCGCCCAAATCGGCGGCGAAATCGCCTGCGTGATTTTGGAACCGTTTGCGGGCAACATGAATTTGGTAAGGCCGTCTGAAAGTTTTATCAAGACCCTGCGCGCGCTGACCGGACAACACGGCGCGGTATTGATTTACGACGAAGTGATGACCGGCTTCCGCGTGGCTTTGGGCGGCGCACAATCGCTGCACGGCATTACTCCCGATTTGACCACCATGGGCAAAGTCATCGGCGGCGGCATGCCGCTGGCGGCTTTCGGCGGCAAGCGCGAAATCATGAACTGTATTTCCCCGCTCGGCGGCGTGTACCAAGCCGGTACGCTGTCGGGCAATCCGCTGGCGGTGGCCGCCGGTTTGAAAACGCTGGAAATCATCCGACGCGACGGTTTCTATGAAAACCTGACTGCGCGTACCGAACAGCTGGTACAAGGTTTTACCGCCGCCGCCCAAGATGCGGGCGTAACCTTCAGCGCCGATTTCGTGGGCGGTATGTTCGGCCTGTATTTTGCAGACGGCATTCCGCAAAGCTACGCCGACATGACCCGCAGCGACACCGATGCCTTCAAACGCTTCTTCCACGGCATGCTCGAACGCGGCGTGGCCTTCGGCCCGTCGGCATTTGAAGCCTGCTTTATGTCGGCGGCGCATACGCCCGAATTGGTGGAAGAAACCGTTGCCGTTGCCCGAAGCGTGTTTGCGGACATGGCAAAATATAGTCGAATAAAATAA
- a CDS encoding glucosamine-fructose-6-phosphate aminotransferase yields the protein MKNTTNLLLPCAAILMLAACVSDFGQREHAFLRHETETTLTQKIIKGQTTRSEIETLFGKPAPYEEGCYSYHVSSMPFYNFLPTNFLYMKSRSEHWRLCIDYNGDTVRDYRFSHTADIKTDSPAGSLLKDFADGLRPPLSKPSRNPL from the coding sequence ATGAAAAACACCACAAACCTCCTGCTGCCCTGCGCGGCAATACTCATGCTTGCTGCTTGCGTTTCCGACTTCGGCCAACGCGAACATGCCTTTCTGCGGCATGAAACCGAAACCACGCTGACGCAGAAAATCATCAAGGGGCAGACCACCCGTTCGGAAATCGAAACCCTGTTCGGCAAACCCGCCCCTTACGAGGAAGGCTGCTACAGCTACCATGTTTCCTCAATGCCGTTTTACAATTTTCTGCCGACCAATTTTCTCTACATGAAAAGCCGCAGCGAACACTGGCGGTTGTGCATCGACTACAACGGCGACACGGTACGCGACTACCGCTTCAGCCATACGGCCGACATAAAAACCGACTCTCCGGCGGGCAGTCTGCTGAAAGATTTTGCAGACGGCCTCCGACCACCATTATCGAAACCATCAAGGAACCCGTTATGA
- the ppk1 gene encoding polyphosphate kinase 1: MPEQNPILCRELSLLAFNRRVLAQAQDESVPLLERLRFLCIVSSNLDEFFEVRMAWLKRKHKLLPHTVLDNGKTPSETMIEVSEQAQALIAEQYALFNEVLQPALEAENICFYRRNSWTEAQKRWIEEYFDRELMPILTPVGLDPSHPFPRLLNKSLNFAVELEGTDAFGRPVDMAIVQAPRILPRLVPLPSELCGGGNGFVFLSSILHAYVHKLFLGIKVKGCHQFRLTRDSDLSVDEDDLTNLRTAVQNELQDREYGDGVRLEVADTCPPHIHDFLLAQFKLTPSELYQVKGPVNLVRLMAVPDLVDRPDLKFPPKTAGRLKNLGKHGSVLDLARQSPILLHHPYQSFDPVVQMIREAAADPDVLAVKMTIYRTGSNSELVRALMKAAHAGKQVTVVVELMARFDEANNVNWAQQLENAGAHVVYGVFGYKIHAKMALVIRREEGRLKSYAHLGTGNYHQSTSRIYTDFGLITSDEQITADVNTLFLEITGLGKPGRLNKLYQSPFTLHDMVIARIGQEALNAAAGKPARIMAKMNSLIEPKVIDALYAASRAGVQIDLIVRGMCTLRPGVKGLSDNIRVTSIIGRQLEHSRIYYFYNGGEENTYISSADWMGRNFFRRIEVATPIEDAALKARVIREGLTLALEDNVKAWQMQPDGSYVRKKPSANEPAVSLQDDLWATYG, encoded by the coding sequence GTGCCTGAACAAAATCCCATTCTCTGCCGCGAACTGAGCCTGCTGGCTTTCAACCGCCGCGTTTTGGCGCAGGCGCAGGACGAAAGCGTGCCGCTGTTAGAGCGTTTGCGCTTCTTATGTATTGTTTCGTCGAATTTGGATGAGTTTTTCGAAGTGCGTATGGCGTGGCTCAAACGCAAACACAAGCTGCTGCCGCATACGGTATTGGACAACGGCAAAACGCCGTCCGAAACCATGATTGAAGTATCCGAACAGGCGCAAGCGCTGATTGCCGAGCAATACGCATTGTTCAACGAAGTCTTGCAGCCGGCATTGGAGGCGGAAAATATCTGCTTTTACCGCCGCAATTCATGGACGGAGGCGCAAAAACGCTGGATTGAAGAATATTTCGACCGCGAGCTGATGCCGATTTTGACACCTGTCGGCCTCGATCCTTCACATCCCTTCCCCCGCCTGCTCAACAAATCCTTGAATTTCGCCGTGGAATTGGAAGGTACGGACGCATTCGGCCGTCCGGTAGACATGGCCATTGTGCAGGCACCGCGTATTCTGCCCCGCCTCGTGCCGCTGCCCTCCGAATTATGCGGCGGCGGCAACGGCTTTGTGTTTCTGTCGTCTATCCTGCACGCCTATGTCCACAAACTGTTTTTAGGCATCAAGGTTAAAGGCTGCCACCAATTCCGCCTGACCCGCGACAGCGATTTGAGTGTAGATGAAGACGATTTGACCAACCTGCGTACAGCGGTACAAAACGAGCTGCAAGACCGTGAATACGGAGACGGCGTGCGCTTGGAAGTGGCCGACACCTGCCCGCCCCATATCCACGACTTCCTGCTTGCCCAATTCAAGCTCACACCCTCCGAGCTTTATCAGGTTAAAGGTCCGGTCAATCTGGTGCGCCTGATGGCAGTACCCGACTTGGTGGACCGCCCCGATTTGAAATTCCCGCCCAAAACCGCAGGCCGTCTGAAAAATCTGGGCAAGCACGGCTCTGTATTGGACTTAGCCAGGCAAAGCCCTATCTTGCTGCACCACCCTTACCAATCGTTTGATCCGGTGGTTCAAATGATACGCGAAGCCGCTGCCGACCCCGACGTGTTGGCGGTGAAGATGACGATTTACCGCACCGGCAGCAATTCCGAGCTGGTACGCGCGCTGATGAAAGCGGCACACGCGGGCAAACAAGTTACCGTAGTCGTCGAGCTGATGGCACGGTTTGACGAAGCCAACAACGTCAACTGGGCGCAGCAGTTGGAAAATGCCGGCGCACACGTCGTATACGGCGTATTCGGCTACAAAATCCACGCAAAAATGGCATTGGTGATCCGCCGCGAAGAAGGCCGCCTGAAAAGCTATGCCCACCTCGGCACGGGCAACTACCACCAAAGCACATCGCGTATTTATACCGATTTCGGCCTGATTACTTCAGACGAGCAGATTACCGCCGATGTCAACACCTTGTTTTTAGAAATTACCGGCTTGGGCAAACCCGGCCGCCTGAACAAACTTTACCAAAGCCCGTTTACCCTGCACGACATGGTCATCGCGCGTATCGGACAGGAAGCCCTCAACGCCGCCGCCGGCAAACCGGCCAGAATTATGGCGAAAATGAACTCGCTGATCGAGCCCAAAGTCATCGATGCCCTGTATGCCGCCAGCCGTGCGGGCGTGCAGATTGATTTGATTGTTCGCGGTATGTGCACCCTGCGGCCGGGCGTAAAAGGTCTTTCCGACAATATCCGTGTTACCTCCATCATCGGCCGCCAACTCGAGCACTCGCGCATTTACTATTTCTACAACGGTGGCGAAGAAAACACCTACATCTCCAGTGCCGACTGGATGGGACGCAATTTCTTCCGCCGTATCGAAGTGGCAACGCCGATTGAAGATGCCGCTCTGAAAGCACGTGTTATCCGCGAAGGCCTGACGCTGGCGTTGGAAGACAATGTCAAAGCATGGCAAATGCAGCCGGACGGCAGCTATGTCCGCAAAAAGCCGTCTGCAAATGAACCTGCCGTCAGCCTGCAAGACGATTTATGGGCAACTTACGGCTAA